A segment of the Acidobacteriota bacterium genome:
TTGCTGGGCGGCGAAGGACGGCTCGATCACGAAGGCCGCCCAGGCCGAGTTGCCCGAGATGGCGGGGCTGGCTCCCCGATCCACCGTGTAGGAAGCGCTGCCGTCCACGGCCCTGACCAGGCCCTGCCCGTCGCCGCGTCCAGGACGCGCCTGGTAGGCCACCCAGGCTCCGTCCTTTGAAATGACCGGTCCCTCCACTTGGCGGAACTTCATCATGTCTTCCACCGTCAACGCTTTTCCCTGGCCAAGGAGGGCCGGGGACAGGCAGGCCGTCAGCAGAACCATCCAACCCCAATGCTTGCGTGCGCACTTCGCTTGTCTCATAGCTCAGCATTCTAAACGGCCAGAGCGGGCACGGCCAGAGGGGGCTCGCGAGGGCGAATCGGGCGCCAGTGTCGAATTGAGGATGCGGCAAACGTCTTGATGGCGTAAAACGGAAACCGCCGAACAGAAAGGCTATGAAAATGTCTAAGTTTCTCTTGTTGCTTCATGAAGAACCCACCGCCGCTTCGAACTACTCGCCCCAGCAAATGCAGGATCTGATACAGGAATACGTCGACTGGAGCGCCCGCATGGCCCAGGCTGGACACCTGTTGGGAGGCCAGAAGCTGGTGGAAGGCGAAGGCCGGATCGTCCGCCAGGACGACGAGGGACTGGTGGTCGACGGACCCTTCAGCGAGACCAAAGAGGTCATCGGCGGATTCTTCATGATCGAAGCCGACGACTATGACCAGGCTGTTCAACTCAGCCGCGACTGCCCCCACGTCCGCTACGGCACGCGCATCGAAATCCGCGAGATCGACGAGCGCCACCAAGAGGAGGAGTAGCGGCAACACGCCTGTTTGTGTGGTAAATTGTGGCAGGAGTCCAAAGCCCCAGCATCGACTTCTTGATTTGCTCGGTCGCTGTCAGGTTGGGAATGCCGATTTTTACCAGCGACAAGGACTTTGCTGATTTCCAGCAAGCCCTTCCCATCCAACTTTTTCGTCCCAAATCGAAGGTTGAATAAGGATGGCCATATCGCACGAGGCCGAGCAGGAGCGCGCGCGGAAGATGGTCGACCATCTCTTTCGGCGCGAGGCGGGACGCATCGCGGCCACGCTGACCCGCATCCTCGGGCCCGGCCAGCTCGACCTGGTCGACGACATCGTGCAGGACGCGCTGGTGCAGGCTCTGCGGGTCTGGCCCTATCGCGGACTGCCCGACAATCCCCGCGCCTGGCTTATCAAGGTGGCCCGCAACCGGGCTCTCGACCGCCTGCGCCGCTCTTCCACCCTTCGCGACAAGGAAGAGGACCTCAAGAAGTGGATCAGCCAGTCCCGGGGGGAGGCGGGCCAGCCCCGCGAGAGCCGCTTCGTCGAGGAACTCAGCGACGATCAACTGGCCATGATTTTCATCTGCTGCCATCCCGAGTTGCCCCCCGCCTCGCGGGTGGCGCTGACGCTCAAGACGGTTTGCGGATTCTCGGTGCCCGAAATCGCCCGCGCCTTGCTTTCGGCCCAGCCCACGGTGGCTCAGCGCCTAGTGCGGGCCAAGCGCATGATCAAGCGCAAGAAGCTGCCCTTCCAGGTTCCGCCCCCGGCGGACCTCGCGCAGCGGCTCGATTCGGTGCTTGAAGCCGTTTACTTGCTCTTCAACGAAGGCTATGCCGCCCACAGCGGAGAAGCTCTGGTG
Coding sequences within it:
- a CDS encoding YciI family protein — translated: MSKFLLLLHEEPTAASNYSPQQMQDLIQEYVDWSARMAQAGHLLGGQKLVEGEGRIVRQDDEGLVVDGPFSETKEVIGGFFMIEADDYDQAVQLSRDCPHVRYGTRIEIREIDERHQEEE
- a CDS encoding sigma-70 family RNA polymerase sigma factor, giving the protein MAISHEAEQERARKMVDHLFRREAGRIAATLTRILGPGQLDLVDDIVQDALVQALRVWPYRGLPDNPRAWLIKVARNRALDRLRRSSTLRDKEEDLKKWISQSRGEAGQPRESRFVEELSDDQLAMIFICCHPELPPASRVALTLKTVCGFSVPEIARALLSAQPTVAQRLVRAKRMIKRKKLPFQVPPPADLAQRLDSVLEAVYLLFNEGYAAHSGEALVRRDLTGEALRLISLLSAHPLTSKPQVHALAALLCLHASRLPAREEDGQIVLLADQERSRWDRRLIEQGSRHLGQAMRAQALSRYHLQAAIAACHVAAPGYAQTDWKKILDLYDALIEIQPSPIFRLNRAVALAFVEGVEAGLESLLEIEDNPALRDYYLLPATLADLHRRAGRGREAARFYRRALQCPCSGPERRFLERKLKQVEGASSRS